From Oryza sativa Japonica Group chromosome 4, ASM3414082v1, one genomic window encodes:
- the LOC4335546 gene encoding LOW QUALITY PROTEIN: U11/U12 small nuclear ribonucleoprotein 48 kDa protein (The sequence of the model RefSeq protein was modified relative to this genomic sequence to represent the inferred CDS: inserted 2 bases in 1 codon): MDPPPPPPHPPPSAASALAHLRSLLSAASSALSSLPSSLHPPHPTTTPTTPLPAAASTSLPLPPLPPLASPPASASAATIPIPLPPPPLPYSDCPAVVRSTTTTPSPPASSSLPAFLAAHCADYSPSPSAPSSPPRGLLLLLPSELCLLRRELDSWGAAAHGVLPGSYTHAASRAVAAAERSGLPRWEAEMRRWVLAASQRYGVVIDAATRDHVWVLLRLCLKAAASEARCSLEDARGAEGGGSGFVDPRAIRFECPRLVDAVSWLGTQLRILYGESSGRSFAIAAVREAILRAGSCLAVGVDGGGGSGVEGSDFGNVGTPSVSVAQVAAAIAALHERFSLEEKIKALRAPRPAKFQLLLEYSKALERGREERSKRPNYRAVLEYDGIISRRVDSQEFGRVKTREELLAEERDYKRRRTSYRGKKAKRNPKEILRDIIDEHMEEIKQAGGIGCHLDVPGDIAQSVLKNSPHDGTYQGSFNPTSSSYVSSRNHGTRDSYKDLRNGSHQRQYQKVSDHENRSIKDSESTVDQRYSHHHENSGHQRNSDDHRKYGYKYNKNGSDYYSESSSCTRWSXQREYDRMSRVRSNDVSTTSHTRHRSVSVTQDKFSDRSDPQSAYSDVDPATSMIDEASTGQREIYHDGAHHRRKHDRHY; the protein is encoded by the exons atggatccaccaccacctccgccgcatccgccaccctccgccgcctccgccctcgcccacctccgctccctcctctccgccgcctcctccgccctctcctccctcccctcctcactccatcccccccaccccaccaccacccccaccacccccctccccgccgccgcctccacctccctcccctTGCCTCCGCTCCCGCCCCTCGCCTCtccgcccgcctccgcctccgccgccaccatccccatccctctccctcccccgccTCTCCCCTACTCCGACTGCCCCGCCGTCGtccgctccaccaccaccaccccgtctccccccgcttcctcctccctccccgccttcctcgccgcccaCTGCGCCGAttactccccctccccctccgccccgtcctctcccccgcgcggcctcctcctcctcctcccgtcggAGCTCTGCCTCCTTCGCCGGGAGTTGGACTCCtggggcgccgccgcccacggcgtGCTGCCGGGGTCCTACACCCACGCCGCGTCacgtgcggtggcggcggcggagcgctcTGGCCTCCCGCGGTGGGAGGCCGAGATGCGCCGGTGGGTGCTCGCGGCCTCGCAGAGGTACGGGGTCGTGATCGACGCGGCGACGAGGGACCATGTCTGggtgctgctgcggctgtgcctcaaggcggcggcgtcggaggcgCGCTGCTCCCTGGAGGATGCGCGCGGCGCCGAGGGTGGAGGGTCTGGGTTTGTTGACCCAAGGGCCATACGGTTTGAGTGCCCGAGGCTTGTCGACGCCGTCTCGTGGCTAGGGACGCAGCTGAGGATCCTGTATGGAGAGAGTAGCGGGAGATCCTTCGCGATCGCGGCGGTGAGGGAGGCTATTCTGCGTGCGGGGTCTTGTTTGGCCGTCGGTGTTGACGGCGGTGGAGGTTCAGGTGTAGAAGGAAGTGATTTTGGAAATGTTGGGACGCCCTCTGTGTCTGTTGCTCAAGTTGCTGCTGCCATTGCGGCGTTGCATGAGAGGTTCTCCTTGgaggagaagatcaaggcaCTTCGAGCGCCACGTCCGGCCAAATTTCAGCT TTTACTGGAATATTCAAAAGCACTGGAACGAGGCCGCGAGGAGCGATCAAAACGACCAAACTACAGAGCTGTTCTGGAGTATGATGGTATTATATCACGCCGAGTAGATAGCCAG GAATTTGGTAGAGTCAAGACTAGAGAGGAGCTTTTAGCTGAAGAGCGAGATTACAAGCGAAGAAGAACGTCGTACCGTGGCAAGAAAGCGAAGAGAAATCCAAAAGAG ATTTTAAGAGACATAATTGATGAGCATATGGAAGAGATCAAACAGGCAGGAGGGATTGGTTGCCATTTGGATGTGCCTGGTGATATTGCACAGAGTGTGCTTAAGAATAGTCCTCATGATGGCACATACCAAGGAAGTTTTAATCCTACAAGCAGTTCTTATG TTTCATCAAGGAACCATGGCACGAGGGATTCATATAAGGACTTAAGAAATGGAAGTCATCAACGCCAGTACCAGAAAGTATCTGATCATGAGAATAGAAGTATTAAAGATTCAGAAAGCACAGTAGATCAAAGGTATTCTCACCATCATGAGAACAGCGGACACCAAAGAAATTCTGATGATCATAGGAAATATGGTTATAAGTACAACAAAAATGGGTCAGACTATTATTCTGAATCAAGCAGTTGTACAAGATGGTC TCAGAGAGAATATGACCGCATGTCAAGAGTCAGAAGCAATGATGTAAGTACAACTAGTCATACCCGGCATAGATCAGTGTCTGTGACTCAAGATAAGTTCAGTGATAGATCTGATCCCCAAAGCGCATATTCTGATGTTGATCCTGCAACAAGCATGATTGATGAGGCGTCTACGGGGCAGCGTGAGATATACCATGATGGGGCACATCATAGAAGAAAACATGATCGCCATTACTGA
- the LOC4335547 gene encoding small ribosomal subunit protein eS8-like: MGISRDSMHKRRATGGKQKAWRKKRKYELGRQPANTKLSSNKTVRRVRVRGGNLKWRALRLDTGNYSWGSEAVTRKTRILDVVYNASNNELVRTQTLVKSAIVQVDAAPFKQWYLTHYGVDIGRKKKAPAAKKDAAEGQEGEAATEEAKKSNHVVRKLEKRQQTRTLDSHIEEQFGSGRLLACISSRPGQCGRADGYILEGKELEFYMKKLQRKKGKGAAA; the protein is encoded by the exons atgg GTATCTCGCGTGACTCCATGCACAAGCGCCGGGCCACCGGTGGGAAGCAGAAAGCGTGGAGGAAGAAGCGAAA GTATGAGCTTGGTCGCCAGCCGGCAAACACCAAGTTGTCGAGCAACAAGACAGTGAGGAGGGTCCGTGTTCGTGGAGGAAATCTGAAGTGGAGGGCTCTTCGCCTGGATACTGGTAACTATTCTTGGGGAAGTGAGGCTGTCACTCGCAAGACCCGTATCCTTGATGTGGTCTACAATGCGTCAAACAATGAGCTTGTGAGGACCCAGACCCTTGTGAAGAGTGCCATTGTGCAAGTTGATGCTGCCCCATTCAAGCAGTGGTATCTCACTCACTATGGTGTCGATATCGGTAGGAAGAAGAAAGCTCCTGCTGCTAAGAAGGATGCTGCTGAG GGACAAGAGGGTGAGGCTGCCACGGAGGAAGCAAAAAAGAGCAACCATGTTGTGAGGAAGCTTGAAAAGCGTCAGCAAACTCGCACTCTGGACTCGCACATTGAAGAGCAATTTGGCAGCGGAAGGCTCTTGGCCTGCATCTCCTCCCGGCCTGGGCAATGTGGCAGAGCTGATGG GTACATCCTGGAGGGCAAAGAgcttgagttctacatgaagAAGCTCCAGAGGAAGAAGGGCAAGGGTGCTGCAGCTTAG
- the LOC136356200 gene encoding uncharacterized protein — MVAVVEAEGASQDKGDLPLSPGVMDEASRVLGNYDLLKEILLSLGLHIPLVHGTLVCKRWLHIIANPEFLGRFGKLHLPRLLASYVSTMSGCHMLVPSQGLPTEFVSILSRAKDYFSDLEKNWCSDDFDVLDWCNGQVLISVENSIMDFQHRLAICTPLNPTKDFTFIPHRQLDVPQGYIKMDIYDFFYEKGPSKYILGLDLVSMSLFIIDLPNGLEHSNPEMLQLSQEEDSKLYIFHLNGLKLHIWFHDINNTGNTSNWVLIDTISFLEVFGHIANPSWDSEVDIKIARGGNSGDFIYLHVDDDVYLVHIKKRMVEKVFDNGKVFRVHPFMMAWPPTFTKKIMMGNILK, encoded by the exons ATGGTCGCCGTGGTAGAAGCCGAAGGAGCTTCCCAAGATAAAGGGGATTTGCCCCTATCACCGGGAGTTATGGATGAGGCGTCAAGAGTTCTTGGTAACTATGATCTACTAAAGGAGATCTTGCTTTCTCTTGGCCTTCATATCCCGCTTGTTCATGGTACTCTCGTTTGCAAACGTTGGCTTCACATCATCGCCAATCCTGAATTCCTTGGTCGATTTGGTAAGCTCCATCTGCCTCGCCTGCTTGCCTCCTATGTTTCCACTATGTCAGGATGCCATATGCTTGTGCCATCCCAAGGGCTGCCCACTGAGTTTGTCTCCATCTTATCTCGTGCAAAAGACTACTTCTCTGATTTGGAGAAAAATTGGTGTAGTGATGACTTTGATGTTTTGGATTGGTGTAATGGTCAAGTGCTCATTAGTGTTGAGAACTCAATCATGGACTTCCAACATAGGCTTGCCATATGCACCCCTTTAAATCCAACCAAAGATTTCACCTTTATCCCACATCGCCAACTAGATGTCCCCCAAGGCTATATCAAGATGGACATATATGATTTCTTTTATGAGAAAG GTCCAAGTAAATACATTCTTGGATTGGACCTAGTGTCTATGAGCTTGTTCATCATTGACCTCCCAAATGGATTGGAACACAGTAATCCAGAGATGCTCCAGCTTTCTCAAGAGGAAGATTCCAAGTTGTATATATTCCATTTGAATGGTTTGAAGCTTCATATTTGGTTTCATGACATTAACAACACTGGCAACACTAGCAATTGGGTATTGATTGATACCATTAGTTTTCTGGAAGTGTTTGGTCATATTGCAAACCCTAGTTGGGATTCAGAGGTTGATATTAAAATTGCTAGAGGTGGGAATAGTGGTGATTTTATATACTTGCATGTGGATGATGATGTCTACTTGGTGCATATAAAAAAGAGAATGGTGGAGAAGGTGTTTGACAATGGCAAGGTCTTCCGTGTACACCCCTTCATGATGGCTTGGCCTCCAACCTTTACTAAAAAGATCATGATGGGTAATATATTAAAGTGA